A stretch of DNA from Leopardus geoffroyi isolate Oge1 chromosome B3, O.geoffroyi_Oge1_pat1.0, whole genome shotgun sequence:
atatgacatatttGTGCTGTTTTGATCAACTGGTACTACTAATAATTACTGTGATAACTTATTCCAGGAAAGGACTTAGTTTAGAGTTTTCTGttcacaggaaaatgaaaacaattcaaatttATACACCATTGTTATGGCAGATAAATGTGACAAGGGGACACATAATGGacttttgaacattaaaaaaaatattaaattaggggcgcctgggtggctcggtcggttaagcatccgacttcggcccaggtcatgatctcacactccgggagttcaagccctgcgtcgggctctgtgccgacagctcagagcctggagcctgcttcttcggattctgtgtctccctctctctctgcccctcccctgctcacactctgtctttctctctctctctcaaaaataaattaacattaaaaaaacaaaaaacaacaaaaaaattaggCTGAAAATCTATGGGGGAAGTAGAATGGAAACACAGGTTCAAGTTAAAAAGAAGCAACGTACACATGCAACTCTTAAAGCAAAGCgttcacatttgtttttaagcGCGTGATGGGAACTCTTAGGGTAGCCGATTCTATAGGGTGTACCCAAAGAATTATATAATgactttattaaaacattaatatttataacatgCCAGAAACGATATCCTATGTaactatttataattttgatgaacTTCTAATCTTTCAAGTTCAATGTCAACTTAAAAAGAAGCGAGGGAGCACGTGGGCTTTTGAAATTCTCTCAGGAGATTCCCAAATGAGATGTTTGAGGACCACTGTCCTGGCAGATGGAGGGACGGGACACTTTCTATGTGGGGCTgcctggcaggggctgggggcgggggcggtgcaTATGGACCACACTGCCAGCTCTTTTCCCAAGTCCATGCCTGGGCCCAAGGGGGAAGCGAGGGCTGCACACATTCAGGAGACCGGCATCCCCAGCGCCCCTGTCTTCACAGGGCCACTAGGAAGTAGCCCCAGATGTGTTTTCAGTTGTGAGAATATCTTTCACGAGAATGTAAGCACTATAGGAGCAAGAATCATGTTGGTTTGTTCATGGAGGTACCTGGCACACGGTAAGTGCTTGGTAGATGTGTGTAGAATGACTGAATGTTCCCCTCCTTCTACACACAGAGGAaaatgagggtcagagaggtcaCGTGACTCACTAAAGGCCATGAAGAGACTCAGGGCTAAGCCTGATGAAGAACCAAGTTCCCCTGATGCTTCCTGGGCCCTAGATTCCCTAGGAGACACTTGCCTGTTCTGCCCCAAGACTGCCCTGGCCTTGCCTTTCCCCTTCCCGACCACTGATCCCTGCTGGCAGGGCAGGGGCCCCCTCTGGCCCAGACTCCTTGCCATCCCTGGTCCCCCCCTCCGCGCACTCACAGGTGGCAGTCTCTgggtctctgcttctctctcttcctcttccccctgcccttGGGTCTCCTCCTGCAATAAGCCAAAAGCGTCAAGACAAAGTGGCTGGGGGCCCCCATGCTAGGACAGAGGCTGGCAGGCCCGAGAATAGCCCGGAGCCCCAGCCAGGCCACTTACCTTTCTGGCTTCATCTTCTCCCGCAGAGGCCTGGGAAAACAGACAGAGAGACCAGGGGACAATCAGGAAACCAGTAAGTAGGGGGCTCCCCGCCACCCGGGCACCTCTCAGACATCCAGCCCTGGTCCTGTGGTTAGTGTTGACACCACCAGGGGGCAGAATGGAGCCAGTGAGGGAGGGATGGCCAGAGGCCTCCGGACTTCAGCTTCCACTCAAAGCTCCTGTGACCCCGCCACTAGAATTAGGAACCTCCTCTTGGGGCCCCTTCCCACAGCCTTGTGCACTCCTCAGCCTCTTGGCATCAAGTCTGTGGACTTGCGAGTTTGTTCTCTGCTGATTTTCTCTGTTCAGTTCCTTCCCTGGtacctgcccttccccccagagTGCATGCTGGGAGTTTCTGCAAGGACAGTGAATGAGGGGCAAAGCCATGGACTGGAGGATGGTTGCCACCAGCTCAGGATGCCTGTTGGGGCACAAcggccacccccaccctggggatGTATGACACTGCGGGAGACAGCAGGGGGAGTGCGTGAGGGGGTGACGCGAAGggaggtgagcatgagccccacagTCACCAGGCATGTCCTGGTTCTGCCTCCAGGGCTGTGGCTGTTGGCCCAGAAGTGAGAAGAAAGGTGTCCCTGTTGCCCAACCCATTGGAAGGGAACAGGGCCTCTGTCTTTCCTGGGAAcaggggtgggggcatgggcaGTATGGTAACAGTCGGCTTTGGGGCCGGGGCAATGCTGCCCTAGGCTGGCTGTCGTCCTTAGGAGCCAGTGCAGGGTATCAGGGCATCTTGGTACCAGGGACTGCCTGGTCATGTCTCTGCCATCTTGGGCCAGTCAGAGACGGTCTGCGAGCCTTCGTCTCCTCGGTCTGCCTGCCCCAAAAGAGTGGCTGTGAGGGCAGAGGTGACGTAGAAGGTGAAATGTCACCATCTGGCACTGTGCCCAGGAGGGTTCATTACTGAGCTATTGTTACATGGGCTAAGCCCTGGCCAGGACGGAAAGGAGGAAATGGATTGAAGCAGGGCCTCCAATAGAGGTAGAGTGAAGAGGGCCTAGAGCCTGGGCTCTGGTCCAAAAAGGGTGGCACGAGTCCTGGACAGGAGGcagggcccagcccagggcaGCAGTGAGGCTCCTGAAGAATGTGGTTATGACCATGAGAGGCAGCATGAGAAATGGCAGGCTTAGGGATTATATAGGCTGGGGTTCCCTGACTAGCCTCGGTttacctcatttgtaaaatggggatgacaatagTACCTGCCTCCTAGGGTTGTTATGAGAGGAGGGACCTTGTCTGTCTTGCTCACCACTGTATCCCAAGCATCTagggcagtgcctggcatacagcaggcactcaataaatgtttgttgaatgaatgagaaaacatTCAAGTGCCTAGTGTGGGGCACGAAAGAGGTGCACACAATAAATGGTGCTTCTCCCCCTGTCTTCTGGCCTCAGGTCAGGGCTCGGGACCTCTAGTCTGGTGCCTCCATCTATGTATGGCCCAGGGCACCAGGAGAATGGGTTCCAGCCCATTTCTCTCCTCCCTGAGCCTGGTTAAAGTGCCAGGCCTGCTGCTCCTGGTAACTAATGTTCAGGGTGCTCTGGGCAAAGGCAGCAAGACTGCTGGTTAGAGGCTCTGCCGGGCGGAGGTTGGCTTTAAAGAAAGCCACTGACTCCTTTCTGCCACTTTTCTCCTGCCAGAGCGtatccctctctgtgcccctcagtCCAGTCGCCCCTTCCCTGGGCGCCAGCCTGGCCTAGTACTAAGTCCAGGCTAGCAATGTCTTAGCCCCAGGCACCTCTTCCAGGGCTGTGGCGGCCCCCTCCCGCctcagggagggggagagcgcacccccagcccctccaagGCTGGGACGGACCCTGGCTTCCTCTGCCCCTGTGGCTTCTCAGGCAACTGTGTTCCAGCTGATGGGACCACTTCCCCGGGCAAAACTGGCTGATGTGGAGCATAAAAGGCAGCTGCCACTGGTCCCTTATTTCCTTCGTCTCCCTCAGCCAGGAAGACAGCGCGGGAGGGATGGGCAGCCACTGGGCTGAGGCTCCCAAATGAGAAGGGCCTGTCCCTGCCGCTCCCCGAGGACCTACCTGCACTCGCAACGGACGTGCTGAGAGAACGTCAGCTCCACGTAGGAGGGCCGGTCCTCAGAGTGGATCTTCAGGAGCTTCCAGGAGAGAAAGGTTTGAGGCCGGGATTGGAGGATGGCCCCTGGGTTTCCAATggtctctccaccccctccccgggAGCGGGACCTGACTCCTTGCTTGCCACCAGCCTTGGGATCACATACTCTCATTGTGCTTTGAGTCGGGGGCAAACAGCCCTCCCACGTGCATGTGGATCTGAGGGAGGcccctgtccctccttccccGGGGCCACCAGCCTGGCAATAGTGTAGGAAGGGGGACTCTGCTGTGGAGTCGGAGCGACCTATGTACAGTCTTGGTTCTTCTACCTGCTGAGCCAGTGAAATGCCAGCTCTGAACCTCAAgcccttcatctgtgaaatgtaaATAACACTTGCCTTGAAGGATCACGTGTTGAGGTAACAGAAGTAACATTTAGGAGCACCTAGCACAGGGCTTGGCCTTACTAGCAAGTGCTTAATAaacaaggggtgtgtgtgtgtgtgtgtgtgtacgcgtgcccatgtgcacacacgcaaAGCTCAGGGCACCGAATGCTCCTGGTATACACGAGGACGGCTTGCATCTGAACAGGTTTCCTTTCCAAGCTCCGCCAGACGTCCTTGGGTCATGGGGTAGGACCAGGCTAGAGCCCTCGGAGTGGGCTCCAAGCTGGGACGGGGCTCGTGAAGGGGGGAGCACTGTGCTAGGGTGGGGAGTGCCGGGGCCTCGGAGTCAGTTCCGTCCCGGGACCTTGgcctgctctcctcccctccctaccTGCATGGTGACATTGACCGTCTCTACGGGCACGCAGTGCAGGTTCTCATCACCACAGCAGCCGGTGCAGCGCAGCAGGGAGATGCAGGAGGGGCTGAACATGTGCTGCACCTCACTGGGGTACTCCGACACGATGTCCACCAGCCTCTCTAGCGCCCGGCAGTAGCTGCGGCCCCACACTTCCTGGAAGGGCACCACTACAAGGAGGCACAGACAGCTGGGTCAAGTCAGGAGGAGCCGGCCCCTCAAAGGCCCAGTGCCAGCTCCCCAAGCCCCGCAGGGCCTTCCAGGTTCAGCCCGcactccctcctccaggaagcccccagCCTGTATGAGCTCTGTGCTCTGAACTCCTGACATGATGCCTCTGGGAGGACTGCTGGATCCCTAGCTCCTCTGCCGGACAGAAACCACAGTGGAATGGAGTTTCTCAAGGTCTGG
This window harbors:
- the PGF gene encoding placenta growth factor isoform X2, translating into MAEREDDTILPYCPVGSTPPDIIPAPTTGARSFVFLCHWFLNVGSKPGVRAAPCLTSSTLQSLSSTHSAPARGSLRKRSRHRPYLPAPGWAGTARCAPPVVPFQEVWGRSYCRALERLVDIVSEYPSEVQHMFSPSCISLLRCTGCCGDENLHCVPVETVNVTMQLLKIHSEDRPSYVELTFSQHVRCECRPLREKMKPERRRPKGRGKRKREKQRPRDCHLCGNTVPRR
- the PGF gene encoding placenta growth factor isoform X4, whose product is MPAMRLFTCFLQLLAGLALPAVPPQQWALSAGNGSSEVEVVPFQEVWGRSYCRALERLVDIVSEYPSEVQHMFSPSCISLLRCTGCCGDENLHCVPVETVNVTMQLLKIHSEDRPSYVELTFSQHVRCECRPLREKMKPESHFVLTLLAYCRRRPKGRGKRKREKQRPRDCHLCGNTVPRR
- the PGF gene encoding placenta growth factor isoform X1; this translates as MAEREDDTILPYCPVGSTPPDIIPAPTTGARSFVFLCHWFLNVGSKPGVRAAPCLTSSTLQSLSSTHSAPARGSLRKRSRHRPYLPAPGWAGTARCAPPVVPFQEVWGRSYCRALERLVDIVSEYPSEVQHMFSPSCISLLRCTGCCGDENLHCVPVETVNVTMQLLKIHSEDRPSYVELTFSQHVRCECRPLREKMKPESHFVLTLLAYCRRRPKGRGKRKREKQRPRDCHLCGNTVPRR
- the PGF gene encoding placenta growth factor isoform X5 → MPAMRLFTCFLQLLAGLALPAVPPQQWALSAGNGSSEVEVVPFQEVWGRSYCRALERLVDIVSEYPSEVQHMFSPSCISLLRCTGCCGDENLHCVPVETVNVTMQLLKIHSEDRPSYVELTFSQHVRCECRPLREKMKPERRRPKGRGKRKREKQRPRDCHLCGNTVPRR
- the PGF gene encoding placenta growth factor isoform X6, which encodes MPAMRLFTCFLQLLAGLALPAVPPQQWALSAGNGSSEVEVVPFQEVWGRSYCRALERLVDIVSEYPSEVQHMFSPSCISLLRCTGCCGDENLHCVPVETVNVTMQLLKIHSEDRPSYVELTFSQHVRCECRPLREKMKPERCGNTVPRR